In the SAR324 cluster bacterium genome, GGACTACTGAGCGCATAGCGTCAAGGTAAGGGGAAAGTGCGGGAACCCAAGGTCCTCAGCTCTGAATATCTCGAGTACGTGAAATCAAGTGGGGACAAGTTTCCCAGGGTTGAAGAGGTTCATTGGATCTAGAGCCTGCTTGATCTGTCGCATCATCTCCACAGATTCTCCGTGCTCGGCACGCATGTAGTGAATCTTACCTATCCCGACACCATGCTCACCGGTGCAAGTCCCTCCCATTTTCAAGCCCGCTCAATCAACCGATCATTCAACTGCTGAAATTGCTTCAAATCTTCTACCCCGTTGGCTGGATCGATCAAGAAGAGTAGATAAAAATTTCCATCCCCCACATGACCAACAATGGGTACCATGAGGTTTGATGCGTCGATGTCAGCCCGAGTTTTTAGAATACACTCCGCTAGTCGAGAAAT is a window encoding:
- a CDS encoding FAD-linked oxidase C-terminal domain-containing protein; its protein translation is MGGTCTGEHGVGIGKIHYMRAEHGESVEMMRQIKQALDPMNLFNPGKLVPT
- a CDS encoding FAD-linked oxidase C-terminal domain-containing protein, with the translated sequence ISRLAECILKTRADIDASNLMVPIVGHVGDGNFYLLFLIDPANGVEDLKQFQQLNDRLIERA